A single region of the Pseudomonas sp. B21-023 genome encodes:
- a CDS encoding TIGR02647 family protein, producing the protein MPFNPELIAELEVLSQFNLDSHQEGIKVCSDASPALVAAAKRLHDKGLTDQPDGGYLTSLGTDAAESVQLLLRVLKTPQPA; encoded by the coding sequence ATGCCCTTCAACCCCGAACTGATCGCCGAACTGGAAGTCCTTTCCCAGTTCAACCTGGACAGTCACCAGGAAGGCATCAAGGTGTGCAGTGACGCCTCCCCGGCCTTGGTCGCCGCAGCCAAGCGTCTGCACGACAAAGGCCTTACCGACCAGCCCGACGGCGGCTATCTCACCAGCCTGGGCACTGACGCCGCCGAGAGTGTGCAGTTGCTCCTCAGGGTTCTGAAAACGCCTCAGCCTGCCTGA
- a CDS encoding glutathione S-transferase, whose translation MLKLHGFAVSNYYNMVKLALLEKGVPFEEVPFFGGQLPQALAISPRGKVPVLQTEHGFISETGVILDYIEQTQPGKALLPADAFGQAKVRELLREIELYIELPARTCYAEAFFGAAVEPLIKERARVDLLAGFATLRRNGRFAPYVAGEQLTIADLMFCFSVDLACAVGKKVLNIDFLEDFTEAKKLLQLLGENPHMARIVADKDAAMPAFLEMIKNKR comes from the coding sequence ATGCTCAAGCTTCATGGATTCGCGGTCAGCAACTACTACAACATGGTCAAGCTGGCCTTGCTGGAGAAAGGCGTGCCCTTCGAAGAGGTGCCGTTCTTCGGCGGCCAGTTGCCTCAAGCCCTGGCCATCAGCCCCCGTGGCAAGGTGCCGGTGCTGCAGACCGAGCACGGTTTCATCAGCGAGACCGGGGTCATCCTCGACTACATCGAGCAGACCCAGCCGGGCAAGGCGCTGCTGCCGGCCGATGCCTTCGGGCAGGCCAAGGTGCGCGAGCTGCTGCGGGAAATCGAGCTGTATATCGAGCTGCCAGCGCGTACCTGCTACGCCGAGGCGTTCTTCGGCGCGGCGGTGGAGCCGCTGATCAAGGAGCGGGCGCGGGTGGATCTGCTGGCGGGCTTTGCCACCCTCAGGCGCAATGGCAGGTTCGCGCCGTATGTGGCCGGTGAGCAGCTGACCATCGCCGACCTGATGTTCTGTTTCTCGGTCGACCTGGCCTGCGCGGTGGGCAAGAAGGTGCTGAACATCGACTTCCTGGAGGACTTCACGGAAGCGAAGAAGCTGTTGCAATTGCTGGGTGAGAACCCGCACATGGCGAGGATCGTGGCGGACAAGGACGCGGCGATGCCGGCATTCCTCGAAATGATCAAGAACAAGCGCTAA